In a genomic window of Ferrovum sp. JA12:
- a CDS encoding peroxiredoxin, with translation MLKSGDKAPSFELPDASMEMVSLARFKGKNKVVLFFYPHDSMPQCADEAINFSDREEDFLEFGAVLIGVSQDDVMCHADFCEANGLNAKLLSDVDGEVCKRYGVLHEKNTDGFKRTCVDRVTYIIDGQGVVRYAVPAALHGKEHIAEVLKLVKELN, from the coding sequence ATGTTGAAAAGTGGTGATAAAGCGCCTTCTTTTGAATTACCTGATGCCTCCATGGAAATGGTATCCTTAGCGCGCTTTAAAGGAAAAAATAAAGTTGTTCTGTTCTTTTATCCTCATGATAGTATGCCTCAATGCGCCGATGAGGCCATTAACTTTAGTGACCGTGAAGAGGATTTCTTGGAATTCGGTGCTGTGTTAATTGGTGTATCGCAGGATGATGTGATGTGTCATGCGGATTTCTGTGAAGCCAATGGCTTAAATGCTAAGTTACTCTCTGACGTGGATGGTGAAGTGTGTAAGCGTTATGGCGTCTTACATGAAAAAAATACTGATGGTTTTAAAAGAACCTGTGTGGATCGAGTCACCTATATCATTGATGGTCAAGGAGTGGTGCGCTACGCTGTGCCAGCGGCATTGCACGGCAAGGAGCATATTGCTGAGGTATTAAAACTAGTGAAGGAGTTAAATTAA
- a CDS encoding FKBP-type peptidyl-prolyl cis-trans isomerase, with translation MQICKDSVVTLSYTLTDADGTLLEQSDPSISYLHGGYDGIFPIVEEALEGQEVGYECTITMSPDEAFGEYDESLQRMEPRHLFPQHVKVGMQFEGQPEGADEDETVLYTVTEVTEDKVMVDGNHPLVGKTLTINCKVEGVRVASEEELTHGHVHGEHGHHH, from the coding sequence ATGCAAATTTGTAAAGATTCAGTGGTCACTTTGAGCTACACGCTAACTGATGCAGACGGGACACTACTCGAGCAGAGTGATCCCAGTATTAGTTACCTACATGGTGGCTATGACGGTATTTTCCCCATCGTAGAAGAAGCTCTAGAGGGCCAAGAGGTGGGCTATGAGTGCACCATTACCATGTCTCCTGATGAGGCCTTTGGTGAGTATGATGAGAGTCTACAGCGCATGGAGCCCCGTCATTTATTCCCGCAACACGTCAAAGTTGGCATGCAGTTTGAAGGGCAGCCTGAAGGGGCGGACGAGGATGAGACGGTGTTATATACGGTCACTGAAGTGACGGAAGATAAAGTCATGGTGGATGGTAACCATCCTTTGGTAGGAAAAACCCTCACCATCAATTGTAAAGTGGAAGGAGTCAGAGTCGCCTCGGAGGAGGAGCTCACCCATGGTCATGTTCACGGCGAACACGGTCACCATCACTAA